The Arvicanthis niloticus isolate mArvNil1 chromosome 9, mArvNil1.pat.X, whole genome shotgun sequence genomic interval CCGAGTCCTCAGCCGTCAACACACATGGCTCTTAGGACCTGCTTCCGCTTTCCCTTGGACACGCccggtgtgtgtggggggggcgaGGGGGGGCGAGGAGGGGCTCTTGAACCATATTGTGCAATAAAGCAGAATCTTGGGGGCAGCCAGCATCCTGAGCAGAGGTAGTTCCACGAGCAGTGGTATGACAGGTTGGTGTAGCCTACCTCTCAGTCTGAGCCATCCGTAGTTTACCCCGCTCCTACTCCCAGAAGAAGATATGCATGGGCATTTTCCCGCTCACTTCTACTAAGTCTTGGCTCATCAAGCAAGAGTGATTGACAGCCCCCAAAGGCTGCTGAGCAACTATGTGAAAGAGGGGTCCGGGAGAGGCCTCCTCCAcctgttcctcttttctttatCACTTCGTATCCAGAGGGGTCCCTAAGCCCCGAGTGAAGGGTCAAGTGCAAATCTGGTAAACCAAACCGCCCCAGCAGTTGTCAGGTTAATTAGCCTTAAGGAAAATTATGTGGCTATCTGAGCAGAGTGGGGTTGCTATAGAGACAGGCACAGGAGGTGCATTTAGAGCGGGGGCCCCATCACATCACCCGATAAAAATACGACTGAGGCTTTTTAATAGAATGAGTTACTTAAGTTTTATATTTAACAGGGGACAACACCAAGGCTATTACTGGTTTTCAGAATATTTTAGGAATCTGGACTGCCTGCCGCTGCATATGTTAACAGTCATCATTGCATGGGCCGTGGGGGGCAGCAGTTAAGcactggatgcccatgtgtcacTCCCAGCTCCTGAGATGAGAGATGGCCCTTCTCACTTCGAGTTTGTCCTTCCTTAATTGGGTGAGAGATTTTCGGTGTGCTTCGGAGAATGGTCAGCTGAGAGCCACACTGCTCAGCGATGCTCCTTTGCATGTGCCAcactgtaataataataattaataataataataataataataataataataataataataataaacaacatgAGGTAATTATCTCACTTTTCAGATGAGACGAAATGAGGCTCAGAAACATCCAAAACCTACCCATGATCACACAGCTAATAAAAGGTACCACTAGAATTCAAAGATCCCTCTAGCAAAGCCCACTGCTTTATAAAATGACGTTACCACTGAGACCTCTGAACAGACAGGAATGGGGAGTGGGGTAGATCCAAGGAGGGGCTCTCGTGTCACTGGGCGACAGCACGGAGCTTGCCACACTTTAGTTTCCCCAGGGATTCTGAACTGCCCTCACTAATGAGTACCTCACTAATTGTACGAAGTTAATTTCAAAGCAACTCCTCTGCATTTCTCAGCTTTCTGTTACAGCGACAAAACCCTTCAAAGAAGGAAGGTTTGGTTTTGTCTCATGGTCTCGGGGGTCTCAGCTGGTGGTGCTTCAATACACAGTGGAGAAGTTCACCTCGTGGTGTCCAGGATGCAtggtggggaggcaggaagagactgtcatccCAATGTCCCCTCCAAGAACACAAccccaatgacctaacttcctaCCTCTTAAAGATCCCTCCATCCTCCAGGGACATCACAGGCTTTAGAGGCTATTCTGTGTGCAGACCATAGCATTCTCTGAACCATCCAGCAAGCAACCAGGATGCTAGGTCCCAAGGTGGTGGGCGTGTGGTTAACGTAAGAGTTCACGCTGAACATCAGTAAGAGCATGGCTCTGTTCTTGCACACGTCAAAGCTTAAGCTATGAAATCAAGCTGGGAGTGAACTTCTTCCATCTCTGGGTTATTCAAAACCCCCATATTCTGCAGAAGGGTGCTTCCAAAAActgtactttgattttttttctgtgagggAATATGTGGTAGACtccatcaatgttcataaggctTCAAGGCTCTAAGAACAAATGTCTAGGGCAGaactcaaaaaagagaaaaaatactaaTCAAAGCATCAATCAACTGaacaagacagaggcagaaaataTATAGAAGCCATGGACTGGAGACTTAGCCTCAGACCTGAGTAGGAGACTCAGGACCACAGGGGAGGTACATTAGTATTCCCAAGCAGAAGGAATCATGTCCAGCAGCTTTCAGTGAGAGCGTCTCATGCAGATGAGGTAGCATGTAAGGTGGCATGCAAGGGAGATGCCATCCAGGTCTTACCTGCAGAGGACAGGGTCTGGAATCAGCTGCCACCTACCATGTCCAAATCCATCCTTAGCCCGATTCCACCCTGTTCCCTCCCCAGAACATACACCTTGCAAATTCTGCTCTGGCGTTCCACCAACAGATTAAAAACTGAATTGTAGGACAAGGAAACTCAATGTCTCCTCAGGTGACCCGTGTTAATTTATTTCACTCTCAGGGTGAAAGGTGAGTCTTTCTTATGTATCTATAACCATTTGTAAGTATTCTATTTCATTgcttatatttatttagtgtagtggggtgtgtggggtgtgtgtatgtgtgtgtgtgtgtgtgtgtgtgtgtgtttggtgtgcaCTCCCACATGTACCACGGTGCATATGTGTAGATCAGACTGCAACCTGCAAGaatcctctccttctaccatgtgggaacCAGGGATCAAACCTCGAGTCTCGAGGTTTGGTTGCAAGCCCCATttcctactgagctatctcaccaggcCAGGATCCTTTCTATGTTCTTTTCAAATGATCTTGAACCTCAGGTGATACacacattctttttaaatattatatgagagaataaGTTATATGTAGGAGTAACTAAGTGTTTTTAGTAATTTCTAACTGTAATACTAGCCTAATGAAAGTTAACTGCAaacactggagagatgacttagctaTTAGAAACACTGTTCTCACAGAGGACTAAAGTtttgttcctagcacccatgctaCATAACTCATGGTCACCTGTAATTTAAGCTTCAGGGGATTTAGCACTCTATTCTAGACTCCAGGGGCATCCACACCcatctacacacatatgcacatgcttacacacagatacaaacacagacacagacacgcttaatttaaatttttaaaaatcattttaagttGGCTGAAAATACAGAAATGCACTGAGACATTTGATAAGCACTTCTGAAACAGAGAAATCATTTTACAGCTGGGGGTTACAGCTTAATTGATAGCCTGCTTGTTTACATTCATGAAGTCCCAAATGCaacccccagcaccacataaaaccaggctCGTTCAATCATTCCTGCAATACAAGTTCTGGGGAGACGGAGTTTGGGTATTCAGAAGATCAAGGTCACCCTCGACCACACAATGAATTTGAACATTTTGTCTTGCTGAAATGATCACTCAATGGTTATATAATATGGAGAGGTGGCCATTGAAAATCTGTTTACAAGCAATGTCGCGAACAGCCTTTGGAACAGCCTGCCACTCACTGCCTGCCCCTGGTAATTCAAACAAGCCACATAACTTCTCTGCAACTTGCCTTTTGCAACTGGCAAGTCGGAATGCTATCAATTAGAGGCCCATGgagagctgaagcaggagaatggcCTGATACCACTGTCACCTCTGGATGAAAGCCATGGCCAGAAAGGGTGAGCAGGTGAAGGTGACCCTAtccctccctgtctccacagCCCTCATTTCACTGAACAGCCCCTCTCCTATATGCCCAGTACAGAATATGCCCTGTTCTGGTAGATGGGCCCTCCTCAGCCATGAGCTCTTTCCATGAATAGGTCTTGAGAGCCACTTGTAGGCCACCATCCATCACCTGCCCTCACGCCCTCCCCATCTTTCTTTACCCTTTGCCCTCTAAGGAAGCCAGTGCAGTGGGGCCAAGGGCTGCTGCCCAATTTGGGTCCTGggtggcctctgcctccctctttccTGGGCCCCCAGCCAGCTCCACCCTCCCGCAGAGATGCTCTCTGCTAACTTCATTCCTGCCTCATAGTTGGAATGACAGTGGCTCTCAGAATCCCTGGGGAGTGGAGAGGGTGGTGAGGGTCTGGGGAGGCAGCCAGGCCCAGGAGCAGGTTAATGTTACAGCCCTGGGTAAGTGAGCTGGGCCGGCTGACGTCAGGGTGGTGATGGGTGGAGGGCAGGGCCGGGTTACTGAACTATAGGTCAAATCAAAGAGAACCACCTTGGGACAGAGCCCTGCATGCAGGCTAGAGAACGTCCCCACGCCATGGTCCATACCGGCCACAGCTCAGCCTGGGTCCTTCTGCTCTCAATCCGAGCGCCTGAAGCAGGCTTTGGTTTCATGTCAGCAGCCTTCATCTGCCTTCCAAAAATAAGCCCCTGCCGCCATGCCGAGGGGAGAAAAACAAGAAGGGCGGTATTTTTAGGGCCATTAATTCTGACCACGTGCCTGAGAGGCAAGGTGGATGGCCCTGGGACAGAGGCTGTTCATCACTATGTCCCGGGGAGCAGGACGTGTTCAGGGCACGCTGCAGGCTCTCGTCTTCTTAGGCGTCCTAGTGGGCATGGTGGTGCCCTCACCTGCCGGCGCCCGCGCCAACGGCACACTACTGGACTCCAGAGGCTGGGGCACCCTCTTGTCCAGGTCTCGAGCTGGGCTGGCTGGAGAGATTTCGGGTGTGAACTGGGAAAGTGGCTATTTGGTGGGCATTAAGCGACAGCGGAGACTCTACTGCAACGTGGGCATTGGCTTCCACCTCCAGGTGCCTCCTGACGGCCGGATCAGTGGAACGCACGAGGAGAACCCCTACAGTGAGTGTCACTAGCAGACAAGCTGGGGTGCTTGGTGGCTTGGGCGCAAGCAGGGTCAAAAGATGAAGGGGGCTCGTGTTGGTGGGTGGGGCTGCACTCTAAAGGGAAGATGTGCTGGGTAACTTTTAGATGGCTTGATCCCACCCTGCCCTGCCCAGAGAGAGGTGCAGGTTCAGTAAGACCAGACCTATGCATCTTGGTGTCCTTAGCCATCATCCCAGGTAACTCCATCAATGGTCCTAATTATTCCAGTATTAGTGGTCCAGCGCTGGTCTTCCTGAGAAACTCTAACTACTCTGGTAGGGGAGATGTTATGATATTCCATCCTGTTTAAAGCCATGAGTTGTTATTCAGCTGTCCTTTTTGACAGGGAAAGGCAAGTAGTCTGAAAAAACGCCCCATCTGAAGCATCTCCTTGGCATCATGCTTCAGGTGCCTGTATAGACAGTCTTCTGGCCAAAGCAGGATAAGGGCTGTAGGGTCCCAGACAAGCCATCGGCTCAGGGTAGCTGCAGTGTTTGGGAGCTGAGTTGAAGGATGTAGAACagattttaaataatcaaaattgattgattgattgagtgtgtgtgtgtgtgtgtgtgtgtgtgtgtgttgctgagaattaaacccagggACCCAGGGCATGCCatgcaagtactctaccactgagctacatctccaacaACCCCCATCCTGCAGTCTTCCGATGACAGATTCACCAAAAGCCCGGATTCAAAGCTAATCTTAAATAGATATTTGAGTGTCTGCTGTGATCTCCAATTCCAGTGTAaaactttttcattaaaaattgaaTGTGCTACCATGATGTGACCAGATGCAGCTAGTGTAGTAAAGGGATGTCATAGGATTGTAACATCACGTCAAGGACAGACGTGATGGAGAGGTGGAGCCTCTGGAGAAGGGGGACAGCGGGATGCCTCTGAAGGACTTTAGTTTACAGGACTCTAGTTGACATGAGCATGAGAGCGTGTCCTCTGTTTCTTTGTCAGGCCTGCTGGAAATCTCCACAGTAGAGCGGGGTGTGGTAAGCCTCTTCGGTGTGAAAAGTGCTCTCTTCATTGGCATGAACAGTAAAGGAAGACTTTACACAACGGTGAGTTCCAAGGGAGAGGGAAAGCTCCCAGGTTCTCATTGTGTTCACACCATTGAGAACAACAAATATACAACACTGAGAgttgggggtttgggggggggatttAAAAGGCCTGTGTACGGAGCTTTTGCTGGCAAGGTGCCTTGCAGCACTTTTTTTCATGGTGAAAACACTCCCTCTGTTTCACAAGCCTGCAGTTTTTCCAACCCCACGACAAAGACCCTTGCCCTTAAAGACACCATAGTTCAGAAAGCTGTTGGGTAGGGAAGCCTATATTCTGACACAAAGTTGTCATTCAAACTCATAGTCAGGTCTGAGTCGCTGAACTGGAGAGGCCCAGAAAGGCAGGCTTGTGGGTCATCCCCTCCAGGAGACACTCCACCAGAGTGGTACAGGAAGTCTGTAGAAGGAGGCTATCTCTCCTCTTCGCTAGTGATGAGAGACTTTAGCCTGAGCTCACGACCTCTGGTCTCTGATCTCATAGTCTTTGGTAGTATCTTCCTTTGTCATACCTCCCCAGCAGGCACTGGGCCCCGCCTCTCTCTGCACCATAGATCACTGTGGGAGGACCCATGCTAAGAGGCAAGTTCTCCGGTGTAAGGACAAGCATTAACTGTGTTCACCAAGGCCTCTGCTTTCTCTGACCCACTCACTCCCAGGGCTCTCAGCTTGCAACTTGGCCTATTTCAAGATGtgttaaagaaaaacattctatGAAATTGATAAAACCAAGAAGTCCTTAGACGTAAGGAAGCTGGATCTAGTAAGTGGTCCAGTGCTTACCTCATATGTGTGTGCGCTCAGGGGAGTTCGTCCCCTAGTACCCAAAAATGAGAGGGCAAGGGCTGAATAACAGGAAGGAGCCTTGATGTGCTAGAAGGGAGTGTAGAGGCTGATCCTCCCGTCCCTTGGGGAGACCAGATAGGGGATAGAAAGGGACCACCAGCCCTAGGACAAGTGCTAGATTCCCCAGGGAAATCTCCCAGCAAAGGAGGTCTGGAAAAGACTAAAGTGAGCTAGTCAGACAGTGTCTGCTTCCCAGCCTTTTGAGCAAGTGTCTCAAAGTTGGCCTGTGGTGTGGGCTAAAACTATTGCTTCTCCAGCACAGTTCTGTGGGCACTCCTGTGCACCCATCACGTTGTAATCTGCTAAATGCAAGGATTTCCAGGACCCGCTTCAGAGGCTCAGAGGGCTGGGATGAAGACTGTGAAGACTGTCAATCTGTCCAGCTCAAAgctcagttttttttg includes:
- the Fgf6 gene encoding fibroblast growth factor 6 — encoded protein: MALGQRLFITMSRGAGRVQGTLQALVFLGVLVGMVVPSPAGARANGTLLDSRGWGTLLSRSRAGLAGEISGVNWESGYLVGIKRQRRLYCNVGIGFHLQVPPDGRISGTHEENPYSLLEISTVERGVVSLFGVKSALFIGMNSKGRLYTTPSFHDECKFRETLLPNNYNAYESDLYRGTYIALSKYGRVKRGSKVSPIMTVTHFLPRI